One genomic window of Ziziphus jujuba cultivar Dongzao chromosome 4, ASM3175591v1 includes the following:
- the LOC107416586 gene encoding protein JASON: MLCSLLNRDLGSVCRSVVGFLDRSISRAMGCFFGCFRDKDDRRHHDHHHRHRCRANLVSETSRSIPTEVVSQNRLSSLFSSEDKEDSPCKDSKSACFGSPTIDNELKNEAKFLKACGTLVETPVEIRKASRLNGSPLHDGDTAEHSKFNSWLHNTSIKKLQLENQPDQPPTPIKISEERGKGSDLSEHTPSSCLSNVQSSGSVSNSCEGSGMSSVHMAAKVHANETEKIATLVSPWISATDQCRSKTVRFECDFDLSSSRDSSSEYCSQNLGKSESPANQSITKPLPYPTPLKLSDEMQTPGTVFPANMESFPNGKSRIRSQYVYSVLNPVQSSSQWKALKEDDYNFDQLSDELRESLEEAESATPKSKEGVKETSSGKELKVEASLSSWLKPVSSNQDRNHQNFRPHAGRTPVDRPIIGMVAAHWIEDEPSRISPKWWDGNGIPNSTNKYKEDQKVSWHATPFEERLEKALSEESVVTQRKHAFGNPIVFDENEESDTALSQLQSSSHPKSVVTC; encoded by the exons aTGTTATGCTCGCTGTTGAACCGTGATCTAGGTTCTGTTTGTAGATCGGTGGTGGGGTTTCTTGACAGATCGATTTCAAGAGCAATGGGCTGCTTTTTTGGTTGCTTTAGGGACAAAGATGACCGCCGCCACCACGACCACCACCATCGACACCGTTGTAGAGCTAACCTCGTCTCCGAAACTTCTCGTTCTATACCAACG GAAGTCGTATCACAAAATCGTTTGTCGTCTCTATTCTCTTCCGAAG ACAAAGAAGATTCTCCATGTAAGGATAGCAAATCTGCTTGTTTTGGTTCTCCAACGATTGATAACGAGCTCAAAAATGAG GCAAAGTTTTTGAAAGCTTGTGGTACTTTGGTGGAGACTCCAGTAGAAATTCGGAAAGCATCGAGGTTGAATGGTTCACCCCTTCATGATGGAGATACAGCAGaacattcaaaatttaattcatggCTTCACAACACATCCATTAAGAAGCTTCAGTTGGAGAATCAGCCAGATCAACCCCCCACACCCATTAAAATCTCTGAAGAAAGGGGCAAGGGGTCAGATCTTTCAGAGCATACACCTAGCAG cTGTTTATCAAACGTACAGAGTAGTGGAAGTGTCTCTAACAGCTGTGAAGGCAGTGGAATGAGTAGTGTTCATATGGCGGCCAAGGTGCATGCTAATGAGACCGAGAAGATTGCAACTTTGGTGTCGCCATGGATTTCAGCCACAGATCAGTGCAGAAGCAAAACTGTGCGCTTCGAATGTGATTTTGATTTATCGTCTTCCAGAGATTCTTCATCTGAATATTGTAGCCAAAATTTAGGGAAGTCTGAATCACCAGCTAATCAGAGCATAACAAAGCCTTTACCTTATCCAACACCACTAAAGCTTTCTGATGAGATGCAAACACCTGGAACTGTTTTCCCCGCAAACATGGAAAGTTTTCCAAATGGGAAGTCTCGAATCAGGTCCCAGTATGTGTATTCAGTTTTGAACCCAGTTCAAAGTTCCTCACAGTGGAAAGCACTGAAAGAAGATGACTACAACTTCGACCAACTTTCAGATGAGCTAAGAGAATCTCTTGAGGAGGCTGAAAGTGCAACCCCTAAGTCAAAAGAGGGGGTAAAAGAAACTTCATCTGGGAAGGAGCTCAAGGTGGAAGCTAGTTTATCCTCTTGGCTGAAGCCAGTATCATCTAATCAAGACCGCAATCATCAGAATTTTAGGCCTCATGCTGGTAGAACCCCCGTGGACAGACCTATTATTGGGATGGTAGCTGCTCATTGGATTGAAGATGAGCCCTCTCGTATCTCACCAAAGTGGTGGGATGGGAATGGAATACCAAATTCCACCAATAAGTACAAGGAG GATCAGAAAGTGAGCTGGCATGCGACCCCATTTGAGGAGAGGCTTGAAAAGGCATTGTCAGAAGAGAGTGTGGTAACTCAGAG GAAGCATGCATTTGGAAACCCTATTGTTTTCGACGAGAACGAAGAAAGTGATACTGCTCTTTCTCAATTGCAATCTTCATCCCATCCAAAGTCAGTGGTCACATGTTGA